Proteins from one Panicum virgatum strain AP13 chromosome 7K, P.virgatum_v5, whole genome shotgun sequence genomic window:
- the LOC120642103 gene encoding dolichyl-diphosphooligosaccharide--protein glycosyltransferase subunit STT3B: protein MATTALDFLPAPLRSLRLKTKQQELLLRVSALALIYVLAFAVRLFSVLRYESMIHEFDPYFNYRTTLFLSENGFSEFWNWFDFESWYPLGRVVGGTLFPGLMVTAALLHRLLRALSLAVHIREVCVLTAPFFAANTTLVAYAFGREIWDSGAGLVAAALIAIVPGYISRSVAGSYDNEGVAIFALLLTFYLFVRAVNTGSLAWALASAFGYFYMVSAWGGYVFIINLVPLYVLVLLVTGRYSQRLYVAYNCMYVLGMLLAMQIRFVGFQHVQSGEHMAAMGVFFLLQVFFFLDWVKYLLNDARLFKSFLRITLTCVITVGTLALGIGTASGYISPWTGRFYSLLDPTYAKDHIPIIASVSEHQPTAWSSFMFDFHILLFLFPAGLYFCFKRLSDATIFIVMYGLTSMYFAGVMVRLILVAAPAVCLISAIAASATIKNLTTLIRTKSKSPQATSGKTTGSKAAAKGAVDQSLPFQHNAAIVLLLGAFYLLSRYAIHCTWVTSEAYSSPSIVLAARGHNGGRVIFDDYREAYYWLRQNTPPDAKIMSWWDYGYQITAMGNRTVIVDNNTWNNTHIATVGRAMSSYEDEAYEIMQSLDVNYVLVVFGGVTGYSSDDINKFLWMVRIGGGVFPVIKEPDYLVNGEYRVDKGAAPKMLNCLMYKLCYYRFGELTTEYGKPPGYDRVRGVEIGNKDIKLEYLEEAFTTSNWIVRIYKVKPPKNRS, encoded by the exons atggcgaCCACCGCGCTGGACTTCCTCCCGGCGCCGCTCCGGTCGCTGCGGCTCAAGACGAAGCAGCAGGAGCTCCTGCTTCGCGTCTCTGCGCTGGCGCTCATCTACGTGCTCGCCTTCGCCGTCCGCCTCTTCTCCGTCCTCCGCTACGAGTCCATGATCCATGAGTTCGACCCCTACTTCAACTACCGCACCACGCTCTTCCTCTCCGAGAATGGCTTCAGCGAGTTCTGGAACTGGTTCGACTTCGAGAGCTGGTACCCGCTCGGACGCGTCGTGGGCGGAACACTCTTCCCGGGCCTCATGGTCACCGCGGCGCtgctccaccgcctcctccgcgcgctcTCCCTCGCCGTCCACATCCGCGAGGTCTGCGTCCTCACCGCGCCCTTCTTCGCCGCCAACACCACGCTCGTCGCCTACGCCTTTGGCCGCGAGATCTGGGACTCCGGGGCggggctcgtcgccgccgcgctcatCGCCATCGTCCCGGGGTACATCTCCCGCTCCGTCGCTGGTTCCTACGACAACGAAGGCGTCGCCATCTTCGCGCTGCTGCTCACATTCTATCTCTTCGTGCGCGCCGTCAACACGGGATCGCTCGCCTGGGCACTCGCCTCGGCGTTCGGGTACTTCTACATGGTGTCAGCATGGGGAGGCTACGTGTTCATTATCAATCTCGTCCCGCTTTATGTGCTCGTGCTGCTTGTCACCGGGAGGTACTCGCAGAGACTCTATGTGGCCTACAATTGCATGTATGTGCTTGGGATGCTGCTTGCGATGCAGATCCGCTTCGTTGGGTTCCAGCATGTGCAGTCTGGGGAGCACATGGCCGCTATGGGAGTCTTCTTCCTATTGCAG gttttcttcttcttggatTGGGTGAAATACTTGCTGAATGATGCAAGACTATTCAAGTCATTCCTTCGAATTACTCTTACATGTGTGATTACTGTTGGGACCTTGGCTCTTGGAATTGGTACTGCATCTGGTTACATCTCCCCTTGGACGGGGCGGTTTTACTCCCTTCTTGATCCTACCTATGCAAAAGACCATATACCAATCATTGCGTCTGTCTCTGAGCATCAGCCAACAGCATGGTCATCATTCATGTTTGATTTCCACATCCTCCTTTTCCTGTTTCCAGCTGGCCTCTATTTCTGTTTCAAGCGCCTGTCAGATGCCACAATATTTATTGTTATGTATGGCCTCACGAGTATGTACTTTGCTGGAGTGATGGTTCGATTAATTCTTGTGGCAGCACCAGCTGTCTGCCTTATCAGTGCCATTGCTGCATCTGCTACAATTAAAAATCTGACCACCTTGATCCGGACAAAGAGCAAAAGTCCCCAGGCTACTTCTGGAAAAACAACTGGCTCAAAGGCAGCTGCAAAG GGAGCGGTTGATCAATCTTTGCCATTCCAACATAACGCAGctattgttcttcttctgggTGCTTTTTACTTGCTCAGTAGGTATGCCATACACTGCACTTGGGTGACATCCGAGGCCTATTCTTCTCCATCTATAGTTTTGGCCGCAAGGGGTCATAATGGTGGAAGAGTCATCTTTGATGATTATCGTGAGGCATACTATTGGCTTCGTCAGAACACTCCTCCTGATGCCAAGATTATGTCTTGGTGGGACTATGGGTACCAAATTACAGCCATGGGTAACAGAACTGTTATCGTTGACAACAACACATGGAATAACACACACATAGCTACTGTTGGGCGTGCAATGTCTtcttatgaagatgaagcataTGAGATTATGCAGTCACTGGACGTGAATTATGTGCTTGTTGTATTTGGAGGTGTTACTGGCTATTCTTCAGATGACATTAATAA GTTCTTATGGATGGTTCGTATTGGTGGAGGTGTTTTTCCTGTAATCAAAGAGCCCGATTACCTTGTTAACGGGGAATATCGTGTTGATAAGGGTGCAGCACCAAAAATGTTGAACTGCCTAAT GTACAAGCTTTGTTACTATCGATTTGGAGAACTTACCACGGAATATGGAAAACCTCCAGG ATATGATCGTGTTCGAGGAGTAGAGATTGGCAACAAAGATATAAAGCTTGAATACTTGGAGGAGGCATTTACAACTTCAAACTGGATAGTGCGCATATACAAGGTCAAACCCCCTAAGAACAGGTCCTGA
- the LOC120642105 gene encoding pentatricopeptide repeat-containing protein At1g63080, mitochondrial-like produces the protein MPAGAWPAAATFAPLSAAVRAAMRTLGGLLPRAHRPHSTTATTTTASDAASSSPSSHTLHDYNRILAAFARDGDADAALRVLRRMRLSSPACAPTAVSYTSAMSALTKAGRPAEAASLFDDMLANGVAPDRAAFSLLLHVYSSHLHLPAAAHSVLLWMSRLGLPPTPIDYTDLIFSFCSAGRLADALQLLDEMRALNYPLTPHTYAPILKAFCDNADIQGADTIINSMRCSGCLPDVVIYNIYIQGLCKVGDFDAVELVIDQSDRNGWVPDAVTYSTYIAGLCRFGYIKEAFRQLEIMVAKGLQLTVVGLNILLDHVAQDLDMWAGKEVLERCQELGFLVDVVTYNTVMDHFSKKGKWLRVLKLFTDLLKKPITPNVQTYNILISCLCRAGKFQFAKFVFSSKGFVADTVTCNILIHEFYGAGKKDELVFLFADMEAGKIVPDTITYNTLVDCLFRSGRWSEAANFVRHIDDGYPTEPVAHLTYWLVRSGNTREALKLFDDIQIKGLVLDSRIFANVIKAFCRKGPTKCSDMSQLCSVLDRMLAIG, from the coding sequence ATGCCCGCCGGCGCATGGCCGGCCGCAGCCACCTTCGCTCCGCTCTCCGCCGCGGTGCGCGCGGCGATGCGCACGCtcggcggcctcctcccccgCGCCCACCGCCCGCACtcgaccaccgccaccaccacgacgGCCTCAGACGCCGCTTCCTCCTCCCCGTCGTCGCACACCCTCCACGACTACAACCGCATCCTGGCCGCGTTCGCGCGGGACGGCGACGCCGACGCGGCGCTCCGGGTGCTCCGCCGCATGCGcctctcctcccccgcctgCGCGCCCACCGCCGTCTCCTACACCTCCGCCATGTCCGCGCTCACCAAGGCCGGGCGCCCCGCCGAAGCCGCGTCCCTCTTCGACGACATGCTCGCCAACGGCGTCGCCCCCGACCGGGccgccttctccctcctcctccacgtCTACTCCTCCCACCTCCACCTCCCCGCAGCCGCGCACTCTGTCCTCTTGTGGAtgtcccgcctcggcctcccgccGACCCCCATCGACTACACCGACCTCATATTCTCCTTCTGCAGCGCCGGCCGCCTGGCCGACGCCCTCCAGCTGCTCGACGAAATGCGTGCCCTCAATTACCCACTCACACCACATACATACGCGCCGATCCTCAAGGCATTCTGCGATAATGCCGACATCCAAGGGGCAGACACAATCATCAACTCCATGCGTTGCTCCGGATGCCTCCCTGATGTTGTCATTTACAACATCTACATCCAGGGGCTATGCAAGGTGGGGGATTTTGATGCTGTCGAGCTGGTTATTGATCAGAGTGACCGGAATGGGTGGGTGCCAGATGCAGTCACATACAGCACATACATCGCTGGGCTCTGCCGGTTTGGATACATCAAGGAAGCATTTCGGCAGCTGGAAATTATGGTAGCAAAGGGGCTACAGCTGACAGTAGTTGGTCTGAATATACTGTTGGACCACGTCGCACAGGATCTTGATATGTGGGCAGGCAAGGAGGTGCTGGAGAGGTGCCAAGAGCTTGGCTTTCTGGTTGATGTCGTGACATACAACACAGTCATGGATCATTTCTCCAAGAAAGGGAAGTGGCTACGTGTCCTAAAGCTGTTCACAGATCTGCTCAAGAAACCCATAACACCCAATGTGCAGACATACAACATTTTAATTTCATGTCTGTGCCGAGCTGGCAAGTTTCAGTTTGCCAAATTTGTGTTCAGCAGCAAGGGGTTTGTGGCGGACACTGTTACTTGTAACATTCTCATCCATGAGTTCTATGGGGCCGGAAAGAAGGATGAGCTTGTGTTTTTGTTTGCTGATATGGAGGCAGGGAAGATTGTCCCAGATACCATCACATATAATACACTGGTCGATTGTCTCTTCAGGTCCGGGAGGTGGTCGGAGGCTGCCAATTTTGTCAGGCATATCGATGATGGCTACCCTACGGAGCCTGTTGCTCATTTAACATATTGGTTGGTTAGGAGTGGAAATACACGTGAGGCGTTGAAGCTGTTTGATGATATCCAAATAAAAGGACTGGTTTTAGATAGTAGGATTTTTGCTAATGTGATCAAGGCTTTCTGCAGAAAGGGTCCAACCAAATGTTCAGATATGTCGCAATTGTGCTCTGTATTGGATAGGATGCTTGCAATTGGATAA
- the LOC120642104 gene encoding plastid division protein CDP1, chloroplastic-like: protein MVMPTVASAAAAALHQAVSTRRLGVGSGNASAAPGGFLAGGRRPAAAGLVRARVAEAAPVAAEGSRQDAPAAPMVEIPVTCYQILGVTEKAEKDEIVKAAMELKIAGIEDGYTAEVSTFRQALLVDVRDKLLFEQDYAGSIKEKVPPRSSLHIPWSWLPAALCVLQEVGEEKLVLEIGQAALRCSDSKPYVHDILLAMALAECSIAKACFEKSKVSLGFEALARAQYLLRRKPSLEKMPLLEQIEESLEELAPACTLELLSLPQTPENSERRRGAIAALCELLRQGLDVESSCRVHDWPCFLGQVMNKLLATEIMDLLSWDTLATTRKNKRSLESQSQRVVVDFNCLYVAMLAHLAFGFSTRQTELIKKAKTICECLVASESTDLKFEESFCSYLLGEETGTTVFEKLQQLQSNGSSNSKNYGLDKKKDSSDKVTVNQSLELWLKDVALSRFADTKDCLPSLANFFGAPKRILNTSKQKLGSPRLVLLSSQPSSCASSCNRASGEQTPRLSPNSHLGEAVKQLAPTNLGLHSSTDRQVNGSGTTSVPLKRNPGSHPLRTLEVWGLTGDVMGKLAYSALLGFIVFGTLKLFRFQFGHMKYANPSGESASTLSLDEASAPKGSFITGSIRKHFENLSKLLWLSDRVYPNSEEREKYPMPSDITAVHKQKMDLQEAEALVKQWQDIKSEALGPDYQIEMLPEILDGSMLSKWQDLALSAKDQSCYWRFVLLNLNVLRAEIILDEGAGEAAEIDVVLEEAAELVDDSQPKKPSYYSTYEVQYILRRQNDGSWKICEAAVQDLT, encoded by the exons ATGGTGATGCCGACGGTGGCCtctgcggccgcggcggcgctccaccaGGCGGTCTCGACGCGGCGTCTGGGGGTCGGAAGCGGCAATGCGTCCGCCGCGCCGGGTGGATTCCtggcgggcggccggcgaccGGCGGCTGCGGGGTTGGTGCGTGCCagggtggcggaggccgcgccggTGGCGGCCGAGGGCAGCAGGCAGGACGCTCCCGCTGCGCCGATGGTGGAGATCCCCGTCACTTGCTATCAG ATTCTAGGCGTTACAGAGAAGGCTGAGAAGGATGAGATTGTGAAGGCGGCAATGGAGTTGAAAATTGCTGGGATAGAAGATGGATACACAGCTGAGGTTTCCACTTTCAGACAG GCTCTTCTGGTAGATGTGAGAGATAAACTTCTATTTGAACAAGACTACGCAGGAAGCATAAAGGAGAAGGTTCCACCTAGATCCTCTCTTCATATACCTTGGAGCTGGTTGCCTGCTGCTCTATGTGTCCTGCAGGAG GTTGGAGAAGAAAAGCTTGTCTTGGAAATCGGTCAAGCGGCTTTACGATGCTCTGATTCTAAACCTTATGTTCACGACATACTTCTTGCAATGGCATTAGCAGAA tGCTCTATAGCAAAAGCCTGCTTTGAGAAAAGTAAAGTTTCCCTTGGCTTTGAGGCTCTAGCACGTGCTCAATACCTTTTAAGGAGGAAACCATCTTTGGAGAAGATGCCACTTCTTGAACAG ATTGAAGAATCACTTGAAGAGCTTGCACCTGCTTGCACTTTGGAGCTTTTAAGCTTGCCTCAGACTCCTGAAAATTCTGAACGCAGGCGAGGTGCTATTGCAGCTCTCTGTGAATTGCTTAGACAGGGCCTTGATGTTGAATCATCTTGTAGAGTCCATGACTGGCCTTGTTTCTTGGGTCAAGTAATGAACAAATTATTAGCCACTGAAATCATGGATCTACTTTCTTGGGATACTTTGGCTACAACTCGTAAAAATAAAAGATCATTGGAGTCACAGAGCCAGCGTGTGGTGGTTGACTTCAACTGCCTCTATGTGGCAATGCTTGCCCACCTTGCATTTGGATTTTCAACCCGCCAGACTGAATTG ATCAAGAAAGCTAAAACTATCTGCGAATGTTTAGTTGCATCTGAGAGCACAGACCTAAAATTTGAGGAATCCTTCTGCTCATATCTTCTTGGAGAG GAAACTGGCACCACAGTTTTTGAAAAGCTTCAGCAGCTTCAGAGTAATGGAAGTTCAAATTCAAAGAATTATGGGTTAGATAAAAAGAAAGACAGCAGTGACAAGGTTACTGTCAATCAATCACTG GAACTGTGGCTGAAGGATGTGGCGCTTTCTCGTTTTGCAGATACAAAAGATTGCCTGCCATCTTTG GCCAACTTTTTTGGAGCTCCCAAACGCATCCTTAACACTTCCAAGCAGAAACTGGGATCCCCAAGATTAGTTCTTCTGAGCTCTCAGCCGTCGTCTTGTGCATCATCATGCAACAGAGCTTCAGGGGAGCAGACCCCAAGATTGAGCCCTAACAGCCATTTGGGGGAGGCTGTTAAGCAACTTGCACCTACTAACCTGGGTCTCCATTCATCAACAGATAGGCAAGTAAATGGTTCAGGAACAACATCTGTTCCCCTAAAGCGCAATCCTGGATCCCATCCTCTCAGAACATTGGAAGTATGGGGACTAACTGGAGATGTTATGGGAAAGCTTGCCTATAGTGCACTCCTAGGCTTTATTGTTTTTGGCACATTAAAATTGTTCAGATTCCAGTTCGGACACATGAAATATGCCAACCCAAGTGGAGAATCTGCATCCACATTGTCCTTGGATGAAGCATCTGCACCAAAAGGTTCTTTTATCACCGGCAGTATCAGGAAGCATTTTGAAAATTTGTCAAAATTGCTTTGGCTGAGTGATAGGGTTTATCCAAATAGtgaagaaagagagaaatacCCAATGCCCAGTGATATCACTGCTGTTCACAAGCAAAAGATGGATCTTCAAGAAGCAGAAGCACTTGTAAAACAGTGGCAAGACATAAAATCTGAAGCTCTTGGCCCTGACTATCAAATTGAAATGCTCCCTGAGATTCTCGATGGTTCAATGTTATCTAAG TGGCAAGATTTAGCCTTATCGGCAAAGGACCAGTCCTGCTATTGGAGATTTGTATTGTTAAATCTTAATGTTCTTCGAGCTGAGATAATCTTGGATGAAGGTGCTGGTGAAGCAGCGGAAATTGATGTTGTGCTTGAGGAAGCGGCTGAGCTTGTTGATGACTCCCAGCCAAAGAAACCCAGTTATTACAG CACATACGAAGTTCAGTACATATTGAGGAGGCAGAATGATGGATCATGGAAAATCTGCGAAGCCGCTGTCCAGGACTTGACGTGA
- the LOC120640390 gene encoding spidroin-1-like has translation MALVEAKHAGVSISSTELADPCSSSSSTTSRRPSAGGQGAANGSSSSSTASRRPSAGGQGAANGSSSSSTASRRPSAGVQGAANGGVQGAVAASAAAAGAGRRRAGHRAEDAQGGCGEGGAERSVGAGQPRGQGAHGEGGCARERRLGQASAGAGLAAGRPPLAGRAATAARASQGEGHGAARSSASVGPSPAPRRRARCYPAAAGRGRAAPLHASPRAAIPQHAERSTAEVLRCARVRETEEKNRKEEEDDKWDPLVIERREFKQF, from the coding sequence ATGGCGCTCGTCGAGGCCAAGCATGCTGGCGTGTCCATCTCCAGCACGGAGCTCGCGGACCCCtgttcgtcgtcgtcctcgacaaCGTCGAGACGCCCATCCGCCGGAGGGCAGGGCGCCGCCaacggctcgtcgtcgtcctcgacagCGTCGAGACGCCCATCCGCCGGAGGGCAGGGCGCCGCCaacggctcgtcgtcgtcctcgacagCGTCGAGACGCCCATCCGCCGGAGTGCAGGGCGCCGCCAACGGTGGAGTGCAGGGCGCCGTGGCGgcgtccgccgcggccgcgggcgcaGGGCGCCGCCGGGCAGGTCATCGCGCCGAGGATGCCCAGGGCGgctgcggcgagggcggcgcggagAGGTCGGTCGGGGCGGGGCAGCCGCGCGGCCAGGGCGCacacggcgagggcggctgcgcgcgggagcgccgcctcgGGCAGGCCTCCGCCGGCGCGGGCCTTGCCGCGGGCAGGCCTCCCCTAGCGGggcgagccgccaccgccgcacgcgCGAGCCAGGGAGAGGGCCATGGCGCCGCACGAAGCTCCGCTTCGGTGGGGccatcgccggcgccgaggcggcgAGCTCGGTGCTATCCTGCCGCTGCgggccgtggccgcgccgcgcccctgcACGCGTCCCCACGGGCCGCGATCCCGCAGCACGCCGAGCGCAGCACCGCCGAGGTCCTCCGCTGCGCGCGAGTCAGGGAGACAGAGGAAAAGAACCgtaaggaagaagaagatgataaGTGGGACCCGCTCGTCATTGAGAGGAGAGAGTTTAAGCAATTTTAG